GATGGTGGTCGACGACCATCCGATGTGGCGCGACGGCGTGGCCCGCGACCTCACCGACAACGGGTTCGACGTCGTCGCGACCGCAGACAGTGTCGCCGCGGCCGCAGTCCGCGCGGCCGCCACCCTGCCCGACGTGGTCCTCATGGACATGAATCTCCCCGACGGAACCGGCGCACAAGCCACCGCCGCCGTTCTCGACGTGCACCCCGCGGCACGCGTTCTGATCCTGTCGGCGTCCGACGAGCGCGACGACGTCCTCGAGGCCATCAAGGCCGGGGCCACCGGGTACCTCGTGAAGAGTGCCCAGCAGTCGGAGCTGATCGCCGCGGTCACCTCGACCGGCGAGGGCCAACCGGTCTTCACTCCCGGCCTCGCAGGACTTGTTCTCGGCGAATACCGCCGCATGTCGCAGTCGCCGCAGTCGGACGCGCCGGTTCTGACCGGCCGTGAGACCGAAGTACTCCGGCATGTGGCGAAGGGCCTGTCGTCGCGGCAGATCGCGACCCGACTGGAGATCAGTCCGCGCACCGTCGAGAACCACGTCGGTTCGGCACTTCGGAAACTGCAACTCGGCAACCGAGTCGAACTCGCCCGGTACGCCATCGAACACGGGCTCGACGCCGACTGAACTGCGCGGCGAGCCATCTCTACGGCGCGATCTCCTACGGGATGCGCACGCGCAAGTGACCAGGGGAAGTGCGTAGTCCTACTCATGTCCTCGGGCCCGATCCGGGCGAGGGTTGAAGGCATGAACGAGACCCCGCAGCCAACGCCCGTCAATCGTCTGTCCAACCAGCTGCCGCCGACCGGTCCGCAGCCCTACCAACCGCACATCCAATACCAGACCTCCGGCTACACGCCGTACCCCGCCATGGCACCGTTGCCGCCGACTCCGACCATCGGCCAACGACTATCCGCCGCCGCTGAAAGCGGCCTCATCGGCCGAGTCCTCGCCGGTGTCGGCGTCGCGATCACACTTTCCGGAATCGTGATGCTCCTCGTCCTCGCCGCACAGGCCGGACTCCTTCGTCCCGAAGTCCGTGTTGCAGGCGGCGGTGTCCTCGCCGCCGCACTCACAGCTCTCGGAATCTGGATCGGCCGCACACCCGCCAAGCGCCCAGGCGCCATCGCCATCGTCGCGACCGGCATCGCGGGCCTGCTGTTCGACGTCCTCGCGACCAGCGCCATTTACAACTGGGTGCCCGCCGCAGCGGCACTCGGAGTCGCAGGCGCCATCGCAGGCGGTGGACTGTACCTCGCCCACCGTTGGGAGTCCCAGACTCTTGGATTGATGGTGTCGATCCCGGTCCTGATCCTGGCGCCCATCGTCACGCAGGGCAGCGACGAGACACTCGTCGCATTCATGATCGTGTACGTCGCAGCCACCACTTGGATTCAGGTCGGCCGAGACTGGACCGCCATGTTCCTGGTCAACGCCGCCGCCGTCATCATCCCCGCCGGGCTCCATCCCCAGTTCGCCGACAACCCGTGGGTCGCGGCGTCGCTCGCTCTCGCCGGAGTCGCAGTGCTCACCGGCTCATCGGTCCTGATCGCTCGCACCAGCAGCAACCCCGAACTCATCGCCCTCGCCGCCGCGATCGGCGCGCTCCCCCTGATCACCTCGGTCACCGACCTCGGCGCACCCGCCGCAGCACTTCTCACCGGTGGCGCCGCAACCTTCGCCACGGCCGCCTTCGGCACCGCACGCACACTGGGCCGCGACGTCCGGATCATGTGGCTCATCCCGGCAGGCCTGCTCCTGCTGCTGGCAGCCGGTTACGCCGTCGACACGGCCTACCGCCCCTCGACCATCCTCGCCGCAGCCGTCGTCCTCGCCGGAGCGTCGTTCTACGCACGTGACCTCGCACTCCCGATCCGCGTCATCGCCACCGTGTTCGGCGCAATCGGCATTCTGATGCTCAACGCGTACGGCGCCGCGGCGCAGGTGTTCGTCCCGACCCTCGACGAACGCTCCACGTATGCATCACTCCTCGTCGGCACCATCGTCGGCCTGATCACCACCGCGCTGCTCACCTGGGCATGGGCCACCTCTTTCAAGGCGCACGCACTCCGCATCAGCCTGGCCGGCGGCGTCACCGCACTGTGGCTCATCACCAGCGGCAGCCTCAGCGTCGCGCACCTGATCACCGACGACGTCGACGCCGCCTTCCGTGCCGGCCATGCGGCCACCACGATCATCTGGGGTTCGGTCGCTGTGGTCGCCCTGCTGAAGGCTCGCCGTCTCGCCGGGTCAGACCGCGCAGTGGTCCTCACCGCAGGTCTGGCGGTCATGGCCGCAGCGATCGGCAAGCTGTTCCTGTTCGACCTCGCCGCCCTCGACGGTGTGTACCGCGTCATCGCTTTCATCGTCGTCGGCCTCATGCTCCTCGGCCTCGGCGTCTCATACGCCCAGACTCTGGTCTCCTCTGACGAAGAGCCTGCTCACGCCTGACGCAAACACACAAAACGGGCCGGATCCCATTGGGGTCCGGCCCGTTTTGTGTTCCGTTGCGACGAGCAAGGACTACTTCTTGAGAACTCCCATGACGACGCCGCCCGCAAGAGCGACGATGGCACCGACCAGAGCGAGGTACAGACCCGAACCGGCC
This genomic window from Gordonia sp. PDNC005 contains:
- a CDS encoding response regulator transcription factor; this encodes MGAVRTETRREGHTVSDLRVMVVDDHPMWRDGVARDLTDNGFDVVATADSVAAAAVRAAATLPDVVLMDMNLPDGTGAQATAAVLDVHPAARVLILSASDERDDVLEAIKAGATGYLVKSAQQSELIAAVTSTGEGQPVFTPGLAGLVLGEYRRMSQSPQSDAPVLTGRETEVLRHVAKGLSSRQIATRLEISPRTVENHVGSALRKLQLGNRVELARYAIEHGLDAD
- a CDS encoding DUF1720 domain-containing protein, coding for MNETPQPTPVNRLSNQLPPTGPQPYQPHIQYQTSGYTPYPAMAPLPPTPTIGQRLSAAAESGLIGRVLAGVGVAITLSGIVMLLVLAAQAGLLRPEVRVAGGGVLAAALTALGIWIGRTPAKRPGAIAIVATGIAGLLFDVLATSAIYNWVPAAAALGVAGAIAGGGLYLAHRWESQTLGLMVSIPVLILAPIVTQGSDETLVAFMIVYVAATTWIQVGRDWTAMFLVNAAAVIIPAGLHPQFADNPWVAASLALAGVAVLTGSSVLIARTSSNPELIALAAAIGALPLITSVTDLGAPAAALLTGGAATFATAAFGTARTLGRDVRIMWLIPAGLLLLLAAGYAVDTAYRPSTILAAAVVLAGASFYARDLALPIRVIATVFGAIGILMLNAYGAAAQVFVPTLDERSTYASLLVGTIVGLITTALLTWAWATSFKAHALRISLAGGVTALWLITSGSLSVAHLITDDVDAAFRAGHAATTIIWGSVAVVALLKARRLAGSDRAVVLTAGLAVMAAAIGKLFLFDLAALDGVYRVIAFIVVGLMLLGLGVSYAQTLVSSDEEPAHA